One Deinococcus misasensis DSM 22328 genomic window carries:
- the ccsA gene encoding cytochrome c biogenesis protein CcsA, with amino-acid sequence MKDKVTPILGILTLLSFAAGLFYAFTAPPDIHQKELVRIFYLHMPVALMSYVAYFVAMGYSLAYLITKNRKFDRLAYSSAEVGVLFTALTLIGGSLWAKPTWGTYWTWDPRLTTTAIGFLIYVGYFIIRGLIEDPDRRARVGAVIGIVGTLYVPINYMSVYWWRSIHQTPTLKLLGDLEFSADPRMGVALMCMFVAFVIGFVYFVRFRAVVADRIEAKEDRLMEQSFQEGRI; translated from the coding sequence ATGAAGGACAAAGTGACCCCCATCCTCGGAATTTTAACCCTGCTCAGCTTCGCTGCCGGGCTGTTCTATGCCTTTACTGCGCCGCCAGACATCCATCAAAAAGAACTGGTGCGCATCTTCTACCTCCACATGCCGGTGGCCCTGATGTCTTATGTGGCCTATTTTGTGGCCATGGGGTACAGCCTTGCTTACCTGATCACCAAGAACCGCAAGTTTGACCGCCTTGCCTATTCCAGTGCAGAAGTGGGTGTGTTGTTCACCGCCCTGACCCTGATTGGAGGAAGCCTCTGGGCCAAACCCACCTGGGGCACCTACTGGACCTGGGACCCGAGGCTCACCACCACTGCCATTGGTTTCCTGATCTACGTGGGCTACTTCATCATCCGGGGCCTGATCGAAGACCCGGACCGCCGGGCCAGAGTGGGCGCGGTGATTGGCATTGTGGGCACCCTGTACGTTCCCATCAACTACATGAGCGTGTACTGGTGGCGCAGCATCCACCAGACCCCCACCTTAAAGCTGCTGGGCGATCTTGAATTCTCCGCCGACCCCCGCATGGGGGTGGCCCTGATGTGCATGTTCGTGGCCTTTGTGATTGGCTTCGTGTACTTTGTGCGCTTCCGGGCTGTGGTGGCAGACCGCATCGAAGCGAAAGAAGATCGCCTGATGGAACAGAGCTTCCAGGAAGGACGGATCTGA
- a CDS encoding heme exporter protein CcmB, translating into MREALLIALKDLRLEGRSKDILTTTAFFSALVVLIMGFALGPDTGKLKESAPGVLWAAIAFASVLAAQRAFGSEQESGALESLLMYPTTHEWVFVGKLLANYVLMLLLAGITVLTTSIIYNLSYTSIGLLVLTLILGVLGFSIISVFYAAITVNLRAKEALLPVLMFPITIPVVIGAVAATKILTQNGNLEDLSSWLQLLAAFDVVSLIVAAVAFPHALEN; encoded by the coding sequence ATGAGAGAAGCCCTGTTGATTGCCCTGAAAGACTTGCGTCTGGAAGGCCGCAGCAAAGACATCCTGACCACCACCGCTTTTTTCTCGGCTCTGGTGGTGCTGATCATGGGCTTTGCTCTGGGTCCTGACACCGGCAAGCTCAAAGAGTCTGCGCCAGGCGTGCTGTGGGCAGCCATCGCTTTTGCCAGTGTGCTGGCTGCACAACGGGCTTTCGGAAGTGAGCAAGAATCTGGAGCACTGGAAAGCCTGCTGATGTACCCCACCACCCACGAATGGGTGTTTGTGGGGAAACTGCTGGCCAATTACGTTTTGATGCTGTTGCTGGCAGGCATCACCGTGCTGACCACCAGCATCATCTACAACCTGAGCTACACCAGCATCGGTTTGCTGGTCCTCACCTTGATACTCGGGGTGCTCGGGTTTTCGATCATCAGTGTGTTTTATGCGGCCATCACCGTCAATTTGCGGGCCAAAGAAGCCCTGTTGCCAGTTCTGATGTTTCCCATCACCATCCCTGTGGTGATCGGCGCGGTGGCTGCCACCAAGATCCTCACCCAGAACGGCAATCTGGAAGACCTCTCCAGTTGGCTGCAGTTGCTTGCTGCTTTCGATGTGGTCTCGCTGATTGTGGCTGCGGTGGCTTTCCCGCATGCTCTGGAAAACTGA
- the ccmA gene encoding heme ABC exporter ATP-binding protein CcmA: MDGEVIVAVQTLNLARRFGRSWVLRDITLTVEEGQTVVLFGENGAGKTTLLRVLCGILTPHKGEGRIFGYDLKDRQSVREHAFFLSNDQGLYMDLSVLENLDFTRQMYKVQANLPALLERVGLEKAGQKRARELSSGMRKRALLARMLIAPSPLLLIDEPFANLDEAGKQFVLDILKEAQQQGKTLIFTSHEPALALQLTDVQHTLQGGVFQ, encoded by the coding sequence TTGGATGGTGAAGTTATTGTAGCGGTGCAGACCCTCAATCTGGCCCGCCGATTTGGCCGGTCATGGGTGCTCAGGGACATCACATTGACCGTTGAAGAAGGCCAGACGGTGGTGCTCTTCGGAGAAAACGGTGCTGGAAAGACCACCCTGCTTCGGGTCCTTTGTGGCATCCTCACCCCACACAAAGGAGAAGGGCGCATCTTTGGCTATGACCTGAAAGACCGCCAGAGCGTGCGTGAACATGCTTTTTTTCTGAGCAACGATCAGGGCCTGTACATGGACCTGTCGGTGCTGGAGAACCTCGATTTCACCCGTCAAATGTACAAAGTTCAGGCCAACCTTCCGGCCTTGTTGGAACGGGTGGGCTTGGAAAAGGCAGGCCAAAAAAGGGCCAGAGAACTCAGCTCTGGAATGCGAAAAAGGGCTTTGCTGGCCCGCATGTTGATTGCCCCCAGTCCCCTCCTGTTGATCGATGAACCCTTTGCCAATCTGGATGAGGCCGGAAAACAATTTGTGCTGGACATCCTCAAAGAAGCCCAGCAACAAGGCAAAACCCTGATTTTCACCAGCCATGAACCTGCACTGGCTTTGCAACTCACCGATGTACAACACACCCTGCAAGGAGGGGTTTTTCAATGA
- the ccmE gene encoding cytochrome c maturation protein CcmE, giving the protein MTTLPQARKRKKNPAGYIVALVVLLGVVAYVVFGNAGNSLVYFVTPAEYTMKASEYTGKTLRMGGLVVEPDYNPQTLELKFTMLDSDGVTKIPVQYKGALPDLFKANQGVVVEGQMHDGTFHGTTLLVKHSEEYRAPHSGDGTDYKKLIEGTQ; this is encoded by the coding sequence ATGACCACCCTTCCCCAGGCCAGAAAGCGCAAAAAGAACCCTGCAGGTTACATCGTCGCTCTGGTGGTGCTGCTCGGGGTGGTGGCTTATGTGGTGTTTGGCAATGCGGGGAACAGTCTGGTTTATTTTGTGACGCCAGCCGAATACACCATGAAAGCCAGTGAATACACGGGCAAAACCCTACGCATGGGGGGTCTGGTGGTCGAGCCTGACTACAATCCCCAGACCCTTGAGTTGAAATTCACCATGCTCGACTCCGATGGGGTGACCAAAATTCCAGTGCAGTACAAAGGTGCCCTGCCTGATCTGTTCAAAGCCAATCAGGGTGTGGTGGTGGAAGGCCAGATGCACGATGGCACCTTTCATGGCACCACCTTGCTGGTCAAACACAGCGAAGAGTACCGTGCCCCCCACAGTGGGGACGGCACCGATTACAAAAAGCTGATTGAGGGCACCCAATGA